TCCCCCCTTCACCGGTGTTCTTCGCCGTCGTACCGCGGCCGAACGTTTCCTCTTCACGCCGCCGTGTGACGGCTCCTGCCTCTGGGAGCCCGCCATGTCGATGATCAACAGCCTGCGCGCCGCCGTCCGCACCAACCGCCGCCGCGGCGCGGCCGGGGTGTACGACGCCGCCACCGACGACGCCGGCTCGGCCATCGTGGACTGCGCGGTCTACCGGCACGGCAAGCGCCGGGGCGAGACCTGCAGCCCGCGCGAGGCCGCCCGCCGGGTCAAGGCCGAGCAGCAACTGCCGGACGGCGCCGGTTCGTTCAGCTGGATCGGGCTGCACGAGCCGACCGAGGCCGAGTTCGAGGGGATCGCCCAGCGCTTCGGGCTGCACCCGCTCGCGGTGGAGGACGCGGTGCACGCGCACCAGCGGCCCAAGGTCGAGCGCTACGACGACGTGCTGTTCGCCGTCTTCAAGACCATCCGCTACGTGGAGCACGACCAGCTCACGCCCACCAGCGAGGTGGTGGACACCGGTGAGCTGATGGTGTTCGCCGGGCGGGACTTCGTGATCACCGTGCGGCACGGCGGCCACGGCTCGCTGCAGGAGCTGCGCCACCGCCTGGAGGCCGACGCGGACGAGTCCGGGCTGCTCGCCAAGGGCCCCGCGGCCGTGCTGCACGCCATCGCCGACCACGTCGTGGACAACTACCTGCTGGTCGCCGAGCGGCTGCAGAACGACGTGGACGAGATCGAGTACGGCGTCTTCTCGGCCAAGGGCGGCCGCAGCGCCGACGTCGGCCGGGTCTACCAACTCAAGCGCGAGGTCCTGGAGTTCAAGCGCGCCGTGGTGCCGCTGCTGCGCCCGATGCAGCAGCTGTCCGAGCCGCTGCAGCGCCTGGTGGACCAGGACATCCAGAAGTACTTCCGGGACGTCGCCGACCACCTGGCCCGGGTGGCCGAGCAGGTGCACGGCTTCGACGAACTGCTGAACTCGCTGCTGCAGGCCAACCTGGCGCAGGTCTCGGTGGCGCAGAACGAGGACATGCGCAAGATCACCGCCTGGGCCGCGATCTTCGCCGTGCCCACCATGATCACCGGCGTGTACGGCATGAACTTCGACTACATGCCCGAGCTGCACCACGAGTACGGCTACCCGATGGTGCTCGGTGCGATCGCGCTGATCTGCGTCGGGATGTACCGGGGCTTCCGCCGCAACGGCTGGCTCTGACCGCCCGCGCCGGTCAGCGCCGCCCGCCGCGGGCGACCAGGACCAGCCCGAGCAGGATCAGCACCACCGCCGGGTAGGCGGCCGCCGGCGGCCACTGGCCCAGCCAGAGGGCCGCGATCAGCGCCGCGCCCGGGGTCTCCAGCAGGATCGCGGTGGAGGTGATCGACGGGCCGAGGTTGCGCACCACGCGGCTGCTCAGCGAGTGGCCGAGCAGCTGGGCGGTGACCATCAGGAGCGCGATCTGCCACCACGCCCCGGCCGGCCACCCGGCCAGCGGAGTCCCGGCGACCAGGCAGATGACCAGCAGGCCCAGGGCCGTGGTGGCGTAGCAGACCAGGGTGTACGCGGTGGTGCTGACGGTCTTGCGGACCTCGGCGCCCAGCAGCATGTAGCCGGCCGCGGCCAGGCCGGCGGCGAGGGCGAGGGCGTCGCCGAGCAGCGCCCGCGGGGAGAGCGAGAGGTCGACCCCGGTCAGTACCAGCACGCCGGCGAAGGCGACGATCGTGCCCAGCCAGACCAGGCGCGGCGCCCGGACGCCCATCAGCCGCATCAGCAGGATGGTCCACAGCGGGGTGGTGGTGACCAGGGCGGTGGCGGAGGCCACCGAGGTCATCCGCAGGCTGGGCATCCAGAGCGCGAAGTGGACGGCGAGCAGCGCCCCGGCCGCGATCGCCAGCAGCAGCGCCCGTCGGCCGATCCCGCGCAGCTCGGCCCGGTGGCGCAGCAGCGCGTACGGGCCGAGGACGCCGACCGACATGACGTTGCGCCAGAAGGCGATCGCCAGTGCGGGCGCGGCGGTGGCGCTGATCAGCGGGCCGGAGAGCGAGATGCCGCCGATCGAGACGGCGAGCAGCAGCAGGTCGAGGGTGGGGAGCGGCGTCCGCCTCGGGTCGGCGGTGCGGGCGGGGTCGGCGGTGACGGCGGGGGCGGTCGCGGGCCGGGCGGCGGGCACGGCGCTCCTCTGCTGGTCGCGATGGGCGGGGCGATCATACGGTAAGGCCCATGGCGCCGTAATGGAACTGTCGCCCGGAGGCTGAGACATTCGGCGGACGGAAGGGGAGGGGAAACCCGTACGCTGTCCGCCATGGACCGTACGCCCGCCGCCGCGACCGCCGACGCCTTCCTCGACCAGGCCCTGCTGGAGGAGGCCGCGAAGAAGTCCGGCCTGCTCTGGGTGCGCGCCGACGGGCAGGACCAGGCCCGGGCGCTGTGGCACGCCTGGCACGACGGCGCGGTCGTGGTGGTCGGCGAGGGCGGCGAGCAGCCGCTGCACGGCCTGGCCCCCGGCGCCGGGGCCGTGGTGACCGTCCGCAGCAAGGACAAGGGCGGCCGGCTCACCGGCTGGAACGCCCGGGTCGTCGAGCTGGCGCCGGAGAGCGAGGCCTGGCGGGGCGCCGTCGAGGAGCTCAAGGGCAAGCGGCTGAACGCGCCCGACACCGACGCGATCACCGAGCGCTGGGCCCGCGAGTGCCGGGTGCTGCGGCTGGAGCCCACCGGCGCGCTCACCGAGCACCCGGGCGCGATGCCGGACGGCTCGCACGCGGCCGAACCGATGCCCACCCCGGCCACCACCCGCCGCCCGATCCCGGCCGGCCTGCCCAAAC
The genomic region above belongs to Streptomyces sp. 1331.2 and contains:
- the corA gene encoding magnesium/cobalt transporter CorA, whose translation is MSMINSLRAAVRTNRRRGAAGVYDAATDDAGSAIVDCAVYRHGKRRGETCSPREAARRVKAEQQLPDGAGSFSWIGLHEPTEAEFEGIAQRFGLHPLAVEDAVHAHQRPKVERYDDVLFAVFKTIRYVEHDQLTPTSEVVDTGELMVFAGRDFVITVRHGGHGSLQELRHRLEADADESGLLAKGPAAVLHAIADHVVDNYLLVAERLQNDVDEIEYGVFSAKGGRSADVGRVYQLKREVLEFKRAVVPLLRPMQQLSEPLQRLVDQDIQKYFRDVADHLARVAEQVHGFDELLNSLLQANLAQVSVAQNEDMRKITAWAAIFAVPTMITGVYGMNFDYMPELHHEYGYPMVLGAIALICVGMYRGFRRNGWL
- a CDS encoding DMT family transporter translates to MPAARPATAPAVTADPARTADPRRTPLPTLDLLLLAVSIGGISLSGPLISATAAPALAIAFWRNVMSVGVLGPYALLRHRAELRGIGRRALLLAIAAGALLAVHFALWMPSLRMTSVASATALVTTTPLWTILLMRLMGVRAPRLVWLGTIVAFAGVLVLTGVDLSLSPRALLGDALALAAGLAAAGYMLLGAEVRKTVSTTAYTLVCYATTALGLLVICLVAGTPLAGWPAGAWWQIALLMVTAQLLGHSLSSRVVRNLGPSITSTAILLETPGAALIAALWLGQWPPAAAYPAVVLILLGLVLVARGGRR